From Periophthalmus magnuspinnatus isolate fPerMag1 chromosome 12, fPerMag1.2.pri, whole genome shotgun sequence, a single genomic window includes:
- the psmc2 gene encoding 26S proteasome regulatory subunit 7: MPDYLGDDQRKIKEEEKDDGPIRALDEGDIALLKTYGQSTYSRQIKQVEDDIQQLLKKINELTGIKESDTGLAPPALWDLAADKQTLQSEQPLQVARCTKIINADSEDPKYIINVKQFAKFVVDLSDQVAPTDIEEGMRVGVDRNKYQIHIPLPPKIDPTVTMMQVEEKPDVTYSDVGGCKEQIEKLREVVETPLLHPERFVNLGIEPPKGVLLFGPPGTGKTLCARAVANRTDACFIRVIGSELVQKYVGEGARMVRELFEMARTKKACLIFFDEIDAIGGARFDDGAGGDNEVQRTMLELINQLDGFDPRGNIKVLMATNRPDTLDPALMRPGRLDRKIEFSLPDLEGRTHIFKIHARSMSVERDIRFELLARLCPNSTGAEIRSVCTEAGMFAIRARRKIATEKDFLEAVNKVIKSYAKFSATPRYMTYN; the protein is encoded by the exons ATGCCAGATTATTTAGGAGACGATCAGAGGAAGAttaaagaagaagagaaagatgaCGGCCCCATCAGAG CTTTGGATGAAGGAGATATTGCCCTGCTGAAAACATAT GGTCAGAGCACATACTCAAGGCAAATCAAACAAGTAGAAGATGATATTCAACAGCTGCTCAAGAAAATCAATGAACTCACAG gcaTTAAGGAGTCAGACACAGGCCTGGCTCCTCCGGCTTTGTGGGACCTGGCGGCAGACAAACAGACTCTACAAAGTGAACAGCCACTGCAGGTGGCAAG ATGCACAAAAATCATCAATGCCGACTCTGAAGACCCCAAATACATCATCAACGTGAAACAGTTTGCAAAGTTTGTGGTGGACCTGAGCGACCAGGTGGCTCCCACAGACATTGAGGAGGGCATGAGGGTCGG agTCGACAGAAACAAGTACCAGATCCACATCCCTCTGCCTCCAAAAATTGACCCCACAGTCACCATGATGCAG GTGGAGGAGAAACCTGACGTGACCTACAGCGACGTCGGAGGATGTAAAGAACAGATTGAGAAGCTCCGAGAAGTGGTAGAGACTCCGCTTCTCCAT CCCGAGCGCTTTGTGAACCTGGGCATTGAGCCTCCCAAAGGTGTGCTGCTGTTTGGACCTCCAGGAACCGGTAAAACTCTGTGTGCTCGAGCTGTGGCCAACCGCACAGACGCCTGCTTCATCAGAGTCATCGGGTCTGAGCTGGTTCAGAAATATGTGGGAGAG GGGGCGAGGATGGTACGAGAGCTGTTTGAAATGGCACGTACAAAGAAAGCCTGCCTCATCTTCTTTGATGAAATCGATGCCATCGGAG GTGCTCGTTTTGATGATGGTGCAGGCGGAGATAATGAGGTCCAGAGGACGATGTTGGAGCTCATTAATCAGCTGGACGGCTTTGACCCGAGAGGAAACATAAAGGTCCTGATGGCCACAAACCGCCCGGACACACTGGACCCGGCTCTGATGAGGCCTGGCCGTCTGGACCGAAAGATTGAGTTCAGCCTCCCCGACCTGGAG GGGCGCACTCACATCTTTAAGATCCACGCTCGCTCCATGAGTGTGGAGAGGGACATCCGCTTTGAGTTGCTCGCCCGACTCTGCCCCAACAGCACAG GTGCTGAGATCCGTAGCGTGTGCACAGAAGCTGGCATGTTCGCGATTCGAGCCAGAAGAAAAATCGCCACTGAAAAGGATTTCTTGGAGGCTGTGAACAAAGTCATCAAATCTTATGCCAAGTTCAGCGCAACCCCAAGATATATGACTTATAATTAA